DNA from Serinibacter salmoneus:
CCCGGTCTGCCCACCGACCAGCCATGCGTCCGACCCTGGCAACTGGCAGGACGACGCGCTCAGCCCACGTAGATCACCGTCATCGGCGCGCGCCACGCCGGCACCCGCCGCCAGGGGCGAGGCCTCGCCGTCGGAGGTGACGCGTACCACCGAGGGGGCCTGGTCACTCGAGATCACCAGAGCCTGCTCCTGGGCGACGCTCCCACCCGGCTCCATGACGACGGAGATCTCCTCGTCGCCATCGCGCGGCAGTGCCAACGCGTCAGTGACCATGGTCACGTCGGAGGTCCCTGAGAACTCTCCGTCACCGACCGCCTCCGGTGTGCTCGGTTGCGCCGGGCACGTCAGCACGGTGGGGGCCGCGGGCACGGCGACATCGAGGAAGTCCTGTGCCACCGCATCGGTGGCCGGCAGGTCACGGGCGCCGAGCACGACGGCCGCGCCGAGAAGCACCACGCCGGCGCCGGAGACGATCCGGACCGCTCTGGTGCGCCCTCGCCCTGCGCCGTCGGCCGGCGTCTGGTCTGCGTTCTCGCCGGTACGGGCCATCAGGAGTCCTCCTCCACGTCGCGGCGGCGCATCGGCACCGCGAGCAGTGCCACCACGCCGACCACCACGATCTGCGCCACCACCCATGCGGTCCGGGCCGGATCATGGAACGTCAGGCGCACCTCACCCTCGAGGCCCGCGGGCACCACGAACGCCTGCCGCCAGTCGAGGTCGGTGCTCGCCATTTCGCTGCCTGCGACCGTGAGGTGCCAGCGCGGATCCGCACGTTCGGCAAGCACGACCAGGCGCTCGGTGTCACTCGCAGCGAGTTCCCCACCGCCGAGCAACTGCCCTGAGACGAGCGCGGACGCCGGCAGGTCCCGGTGCTCGGTCAACACACCGTCTGCCGGGGTGTGACCGTCCGGCGTGGTGACCCGCAGCCGCGCGGCGCCGCCCGTGCTGAGCACGCGGTAGATGGTGCCCGACTCGTTCGTGGTGACGAGTTCGAGTCCGGCGGTCGCGTTGAGCGCCGCCACGAGGCGGGCGCGCGCCGCCTCATCCCCGCCGGGGGCGACCGCGGAGTCCGTCGGCGGCACCACCACGAGACCTACGGCGTGAGTGACCAGCCCGGGTGCTGCGTCATCGGAGGAGGACTCCGCCAGGGCGACCACGCGGGCGAGGTCCTGCTCCGCCTCGTCGGGTAGGTCGGCGATGGGGTCCAGGAGCGCGCCGGACAGGCTGCTCGAGGTCGTCGCCGCGTCCAGGAGCTGAGGACCGTCGCCGCGCCACAGCGCCACCACCGTGCCGCCCTCGGTGGGTGTGAGCGCGAGAACACGGGCTGAGGCGACGGAGGTCTGCAGTTGCCGCCCCAGGGCGGGCACGGGGTCCGCGCCACGTGCCGTGACCACGAGGACCTCCGTGGCCGCGACACCGGCGATCCAGGACCCGGCAGCCGCCAGCGGAGCCAGGAAGGCCACCACACCCAGCGCGCCGGTGGCGAGGTGACGCCACCCCCAGGCGTGGTTGCGCAGCCGCGGCAGTCCGCCCGCACCCAAGGCCGCAGCGCCGAGCAGGCCCAGCAGCGTGACCGAGAGCACCGGGCCGGTCCAGGCGGTCGCTGCGAGCGTCCCCGGCTCGGCCCCGGACCCGGCCGCGGAGGCGGTCGGTGCCACCTGCACGCGCGCCGCGAGGATCGCCGTGGCCAGGACGACGACGGCGATCAGCCACAGCGTCCGCACGCCCGCGGCGAGGCCGCCGCCGGCCAGCAGGGCAAGGAGCGCGGCCAGGAGGACGGGGGCCCCGACGAGCAGGACCGGCAGCACCCAGGCGGCGGACTCACCCGTGGCGAGCGCCGCGACGTCCGGCCACCCCAGGAGCATCTCCCAGCCGGCGGGTAGTTCGACCGCGTAGGCCGCGCCCGGGCCGGTCAGCAGCATCCGGGCGGCGGAATCCACCGCGTCGCTGGCGATCCCCTCGGCATCGGTGAAGGCGGTCGTCAGCCACGGGCCGACCAGCACCAGTGCGGGCAACGGCAGGAGCAGCAGCGAGGTCGCGCGGCCGCGCGACCCGGCACGCAGCCGGGGCAGGGTGGCGGCGATGACCGCGAGCACCAGGATCGAGACCGGGAGCAGCACCGGGGCCGCAAGACACGCGATCCCCAACGCGAGCGCGGCGCCCGCTGCTGCGCCCGGGGAGGCCACCGGGCGGCGCCGCCGGGCAGGCTCCTGCGGGGCGCCGTCGGGGACATCCCACAGTCCGGAGCGGATGACGTCGCGTCGCTGCACCCCGAGCGCCCGGACCACGCCGAGTGCGACCCAGGGCAGCACGAGGTGTGCGACCACGGCTGCGATCCGTCCCTGCGCCAGAGCGAGGAGGAGGGTCGGCGCGAGGGCCCAGACCAGCGCGGCCCAGGCCCGCACGGCGATGCGGCGAGTCGCTGCACCGGCTGCGAACCATCCGCCGATGGCCGCGAACGGGAGCGAGCCGAGGATCACCACCGCGATGGTCGTGGAGACCGGGGTGCCCCACCATCCACCGAGCAGCACCGTCCCCGCTGCCAGCAGCCCGAGGAACGGCGGCGCCGCCTGCGCGTGGCCGTCGCCCACGAGCAGCCACGGACTGGTGACCTGCGTCCACAGCTGCTCGGCCGAGCTGTCCACCGGCAGCAACGCGCCACCCACCAGCGGCCCCGTGAAGGCCAGCGGCGCCGTGGTGACGAGGGTGACGACGAGGGTCGCGGTCAGGACCCCCGCCAGCGCCCACCTGCGACGACGGGAGAGCGCGGCCGCCTCGGCGATCTCGAGCTCGCTGCGCGCACGGGCGGCACGACGTGCGGCCGCACGGGCCAGGCGTCGGTCACGCCAAGCGGCCAGCCGGGTTCCCCATCCCGTCTGCAGGGGCCGCAGCACTCGACGGGAGAGGGTTCGGGTCCCCCGCGCCGCGGCGCGGGAACGTGCCACGGCGCCGAGTCGGCCGGCGACGACGAACGGCGCACGTACCTCGCTCGGGATCGTGGAGAAGTCCTTCGCCATGAGTGCCAGCAGGACACGCAACGGCGCTGCCAGGAACATCCACACGAATGCCAGGCAGGCCACCGGCAGACTGGAGCCTGCCAGGCGTGAGTAGAGCAGCGCCTCCCGTCGGGCCGCCCAGGAGGCGGCGGGGTCGGGCTGCTCGGCGGGACCGCCTCCGTGTGGGGCTCGACGTTGCCCCTGGTAGGCCGCCCGCGCGTGCCGCACCACGGCGCCGGGCACCACCACCACGCGGTGCCCGGCGAGGCGGGCGCGGCGTGCGAGATCCGCACCGTCGCCGAAGGGCCCGAGAGCAGGGTCGGTGCCCCCGAGTTCCTCCCACACGTCGCGGCGGATGAGTGCCCCGGCAGTGCCGACGGCGATGACGTCGGCACGAGCGTCGTGCTGGCCCTGGTCGATCTCGCCCTCCTCGAGAGCTGTGAAGCGCCGACCGGAGCGAGTCTGACCGACTCCCACCGAGATCAGCTCATCGGGCCGCTCCCACTCGGTCTGCTTGGCTCCGGCAAGAACCACGCTCGGCGCGTTCGCCACGGCGCGCAGTTGCGCGGCCAGTGCCGCGGGCGCGGGGGCGCTGTCGTCGTGCAGCAACCAGAGCCACTCCCCGGCAACCGGTGGGAAGTGAGCCAGGCCCTTGCGGACCGCGTCCCCGAAGGTAGCGGCGCCCGAGACGGACACCACGTCGGCATTGATGAGCCCGGCGTCGGCAACGACGTGTCGCACTCTCTCGTGGTCTCGCCCGCCCCAGAGCACCACGAGCAGGCGATCGGGCTGATGCGTGCCGCCGGCTACAGCGCGCAAGGTCTCCGGCAGCCAGCCACTGTCCCCGCGGGACACCACGACTCCGAGCACGCGCGGCCGGGCGGCCTCCACCCGGTTCAGGACGGTCACAGGGTCGGGGTGGGGCTACACGGCACGACGCTTGAGCTTACGCCGCTCACGCTCGGACATACCGCCCCAGATCCCGAACCGCTCATCGTGTTCGAGGGCGTACTCCAAGCACTCCGACCGCACCTCGCACGACACGCAGACACGCTTGGCCTCGCGCGTGGAACCGCCCTTCTCCGGGAAGAATGCCTCCGGATCGGTCTGCGCGCACAGCGCCCGCTCCTGCCACTCCAGGGCCTCCTCGCCCTGGAACGGGCCGGCGTTGATGGCACTCCACGCGCTCGGTGAGGACAATGGTCCTTCACCCAGGATGTTCCACATCCGCCTCGTCTCCCCTTGCTCGTGGTCAGCCCCCTGGACCGGCGGCGTGGGTAAATTACACGCGTGTCATGCCGCATCCGTCAAGCCGGGAGGTGGTAATACAGCCCTGGCCTGCGGCGGTGCCGCCGGGTCACCTACGGTGGGAGGCATGTTCACGCCGCAGCGGGTCCACCGCGACCTGTACGCATCCGGGCCCCGGCCCCGCCTGGAGTGGCACTGCACCCAGGGACGCCTGGAACTCTCCGGCCACGTGCTGGCCACGTGGACATCGAAGATCGGCAATCTCCTGCTCGAGGAGTGCGACGCCGGGCCCGGGACCCGCGTGCTCCTGGACACCCCCGAGCACTGGCGAAGCGCCACCTGGGCGCTCGGGGCCTGGGTGACGGGCGCGCTCGTGGTGCTCCCGGCACCCGGGGCGACACCGGTCTCGGGGACTCCGGCGGCCGATGTCGTGGCCACCACGCGCCCCGAGGCGTGGGACCGTGCCGCAGCGCCCGAGGTCGTGGTCGCCGTCAGCACGGAGTCCTTCGCCCTGCGCTGGCCCGACCCGCTGCCACCGGGCGTGCTGGACGGCGGCATCGACGTGGCCGGGTACGCCGACGACCTGCAACCGGTCGCGGTGGTCCCGCTCGACACGCCGGCCGTCGAGCACCCCGGCGGAAGCCTGAGCGTGCGGGACCTGACCCGCACGACAGCCGACGCACTGCCAGCGCTGCTGGGTTGGTGGCCGGCCCTGGCCGCCGGCGACCTGGTGGTCCTGCGCGAGGGCGGCTCCTAGCCGGCGGAGCGGGGCGCCCGCCGAGCAGCGAGAGCAGAACGCCGAGCACGCCAGGCGGAGGCCCTGGCTACTGGCTACTGGCCGGTCCTGGCGTACTTCGCCTCGGTCGCGGCCTTGCGGGGACGCCACCACGCCTCGTTGTCGCGGTACCACGCCACGGTGTCGGCCAGCCCGGTGGCGAAGTCGGAGTAGCGCGGCGACCAGCCGAGTTCCTCGCGCAGTTTCGTGGAGTCGATCGCGTACCGCAGGTCGTGACCGGGGCGGTCGGTGACGAGGTCGTAGTCCTCGCGCGGCCGCCCGAAGACCTCCAGGAGCGTCTCGACCACCGTGCGGTTGTTCTCCTCGCCGTCCGCCCCGATCAGATAGGTCTCCCCCACCCGACCGCGCATCAGGATCTCCCAGACGGCACGGTTGTGATCCTCCACGTGGATCCAGTCGCGCACGTTCAACCCCTGGCCGTACAGCCGGGGCCGCACGCCGTCGATCAGGTTCGTGATCTGGCGGGGGATGAACTTCTCCACGTGCTGATACGGCCCGTAGTTGTTGGAGCAGTTCGAGATCGTGGCCGCCACCCCGAAGGACCGACCCCAGGCCCGCACCAGCATGTCACTGGCGGCCTTGGTCGAGGAGTAGGGGCTGGAGGGGTTGTACGGGGTGGTCTCGGCGAATCGTTCGGGGTCGTCCAGTTCCAGGTCGCCGTACACCTCGTCGGTGGAGATGTGGTGGTAGCGCACGCCGTGCCGACGCACCGCCTCCAGCAGCGTGTAGGTGCCGATGACGTTCGTCTGCACGAACGGCCAGGGGTTGGCCAGGGAGTTGTCGTTGTGGGACTCCGCAGCGAAGTGCACCACCGCATCGCACCGCGCCACCAGGGAGTCCACCAGGTCGGCATCCGCCACGTCCCCCTGCACGAACTCGATGGACCCGGCCACCGGAGCCAGCGAGGCCTCATCCCCCGCATAGGTCAGCGCATCGAGCACCACCACGGCGGTATCGGGATGCTCGCTGACCACGTGGTGCACGAAGTTCGCTCCGATGAAACCGGCTCCACCGGTCACGAGTAGACGCATGGTGGCCATGCTAGCGAGGCCATCCCGCCGACGCGCTCCGACCGATAGGATGAGCGCCGACCCGGCCCGTGAGAACAGAGGACGACTCCATGCGCATCGCCGTTCTCGGTGACATCGGCCAGCGCGCGGACCACGTGGGGGATGAGGCGATGACGTGGGCCGTCGCTCACGAAGCCGCAGCCCGCGGACACGATGTGCTCTACCTGACGCGCGACGCCGCCCTCACCCGGGAGGCTCGGGGGCCGGTGGCCACGGCGCGCAGCCTGGAGTTCCCCTGGCCCCCGCACGACCGGGTGCGCTATCTCACGGAGATCCGCGCGGTGCTCGCGGGCCGCCGCGACGCGCTCCCGTCGCACGACCAGATCTTCGCCTTCATCGAGGCGATCCGTGGGGTCGACGCGCTCGTGATCGCCGGCGGCGGGAACATGAGCTCGTGGTACGGCTGGCTGCTGGCCGAGCGGATCGCGGCGCTGGAGGTCGCGGCCGCGCTGGGCAGGCCTGCGGTGGTCACGGGTCAGACGATCGGCCCGGCCCTGACCCACCACGACCGTGACGACCTCGCCCACGCGCTGCGCGCCGTCGACCTCGTGGCCGCACGGGAGGACGCGAGCGCCCGGCTGTTGCGTACCCTGACCGACCCCGCCCACGTGGTCTCGGTGCTGGACGATGCCTCGTTCCTCGCCCATGTGCCGCTCCCGGCGGGGCACCGCCCCGCGGTCCCGGTCTCGCCCGGGGCGATCGTCGCCACGATCTCCCCCGACGCGCTCGGCCCTGAGTCCGTGTGGCTGCCCGCGATCGCCGCGATGCTGGACGCACTCGCACAGCGTGCCGATCGTCCGGTCCAGCTCGTGCCCCACATGGGGGTGGCGGGCCAGGACGACGGAGACCAGCGTTCGCATCGTCTCCTCGCGGCGGCGATGACGGCGCCCGTGGAGGCGCTGCCACTCGAGCACCCGCTCGTGGCTGCGCAGCGCGCCCGCGCGGCCGGCCTGGTCCTGACGAGTCGCTACCACCCGGTGGTCTTCGCGGCGGAGGGGTCGGTGCCGACGGTCGCGATCGCCGCATCGGGCTTCACCCGCACGCGCGTGGTGGGAGCGCTGGCCCGGTGGGGGATGCCGGCCGACCTCGTCATCGATCCCTGGCGGGAGAGCCCAGCTGCCTGGATCGAGCGGGCGGAGGCGGTGTGGCGTGAGCGGGAGACCATCGCCGAGCACCTGCGTTCGACCGCTCCTACGCTGCGCGAGCACGCGGCGGGATTCTGGGACGCCGTGTTCGCGCGACTCCAGGGCGCGCCCACTCCCCTGGTCGACGTGCCGCCCGTCCCCGCGCTGGCCCTCCCCGCTCCGACCGGCGCTGAGCCGATCGGTGCACAGCCCGGCTCCGGTGAGCACACGCCCTGCGTGAGCGTCGTGATGCGCACCCGCGATCGTGACCGCATGCTCATCCGCGCGCTCGACGACGTGGCACAGCAGCACTTCCGGGATCTCGAGCTGATCGTGGTCAACGACGGCGGCGACCCCGGTCCCGTCGACTCGGCGGTGGCCGCAGCCGTGGGCCTGGACGACATCGCGATCCGCGTCCTGCACCGCGCCCGCTCCACGGGCATGGAGGCCGCCTCGAACGCCGGCATCGCCGCTGCCCGCGGCGAGTTCGCGGTGATCCATGACGACGACGACACCTGGGATCCCACGTTCCTCGCGCACGCGGTGGCACGACTGCGCGCGGAACCTGCCCTGGCCGCCGTGACTGGACGCACCGACATCGTGTACGAGTCCTGGCCGCAGAGCGCGCCGGTTGCCGTCGTCGAGGGCAGGCGCCCCTTCTACCAACACCTCGCCGAGGTCACGGTGTCCGACCTGCTCGCCAGCAACCACATGGTGCCGATCTCCCTCGTCTACCGACGCGCCCTGCACGAGCAGATCGGCCCGTTCGACGAGGAACTCGCCGCGGTCGGGGACTGGGAGTTCCACCTGCGCCTGACTCGGCTCGGCCCGGTGCCCGTGATCGGCGGGCAAACACTGGCCGAGTGGCGCCAGCGACCCACCGCCGACGGCACGGAGTCCAACAGTGTGCTCGGTCACCAGGACGCCCACGCCCGGTTCGACCGGCGGGTGCGCGAACGCCGATTGCGCGCCTACCTGGACGAGCACGGGGACGGCGCCCTCCTGCACCTCACCGCGATCATGTCCGAGCGCAATACGCGCCTGGAGGAGAAGGCCGATCACCTGGCGACGCGCGTCGAGAGTCTGCAGGCCAGCGTCGATGCCCTCGTGCAGCGCCGATCCCTCGCGGAGCGGGTCCTGCGTCGCGTGGCTCGCGAGATGCGCTCCCGGCTCCCTCGCTCCCGCAGCGGCGAGTAGCCGATGGCGCCCCGCGAGAACCGGCACCGTGGCCGGGGTCCGCGCTTTCCAGGACCCGGGCGACGTGCACGCGCGCTCGCGGCGGGGCTGCTGCTGAGCCTCGTGGCCGGCGCCGCGCCGGCGTCGGCATCACCCGACTCGCCCACGGGGATGCGTGTCGGCGTCGCCACCGCAGGGCAGGGCTGGCAGGCCAGGCCGATCGCGGATCGCTGGGAACTGACCGTCTCGCTCCCTGAGCGGCTGCCGGTGCGCGCTGCGGCGCCCACCCTGCTGGTGGACGGCATCGAACTCCCCGCGACGGAGTCACCCGATGGGCTCTCGCTCACGGCGACGACCACGCTCGATCTCGCGACCACGCACGACGTCAGCACCGGGTGGTCGGGGGAACCCACCGGCGCCCTGGGCGGCCTCGTGGACCACCACGACACCTCCGAGCCCAGTGAGGACGAGCACACCAGCACCACCGGTCCGGCGCCCGTGCCGCGGGAGGTCCTGGCGCCGGACCCCCGGGAGCGCGGTGCGTTCACCGTCGCTCGCGCGGACTACGACCTGGGCACGCAGGCCGTCGACCTGGTCGGGCTCGGGGATCGCCGCGGTGAGCTGCGGGCGGCCGTGTACTACCCCGCGCAGGCCGCGGGTGAGCGACCTGTCGTGATGCTGCTGCACGGCCGGCACGAGGTCTGCACGGGCGGGTGGAACCCCGCGCGCTATCCCTGCCTCGACGACCAGGTCGAGGTGCCCAGCCACCTGGGGTTCGG
Protein-coding regions in this window:
- a CDS encoding glycosyltransferase family 2 protein, with the translated sequence MTVLNRVEAARPRVLGVVVSRGDSGWLPETLRAVAGGTHQPDRLLVVLWGGRDHERVRHVVADAGLINADVVSVSGAATFGDAVRKGLAHFPPVAGEWLWLLHDDSAPAPAALAAQLRAVANAPSVVLAGAKQTEWERPDELISVGVGQTRSGRRFTALEEGEIDQGQHDARADVIAVGTAGALIRRDVWEELGGTDPALGPFGDGADLARRARLAGHRVVVVPGAVVRHARAAYQGQRRAPHGGGPAEQPDPAASWAARREALLYSRLAGSSLPVACLAFVWMFLAAPLRVLLALMAKDFSTIPSEVRAPFVVAGRLGAVARSRAAARGTRTLSRRVLRPLQTGWGTRLAAWRDRRLARAAARRAARARSELEIAEAAALSRRRRWALAGVLTATLVVTLVTTAPLAFTGPLVGGALLPVDSSAEQLWTQVTSPWLLVGDGHAQAAPPFLGLLAAGTVLLGGWWGTPVSTTIAVVILGSLPFAAIGGWFAAGAATRRIAVRAWAALVWALAPTLLLALAQGRIAAVVAHLVLPWVALGVVRALGVQRRDVIRSGLWDVPDGAPQEPARRRRPVASPGAAAGAALALGIACLAAPVLLPVSILVLAVIAATLPRLRAGSRGRATSLLLLPLPALVLVGPWLTTAFTDAEGIASDAVDSAARMLLTGPGAAYAVELPAGWEMLLGWPDVAALATGESAAWVLPVLLVGAPVLLAALLALLAGGGLAAGVRTLWLIAVVVLATAILAARVQVAPTASAAGSGAEPGTLAATAWTGPVLSVTLLGLLGAAALGAGGLPRLRNHAWGWRHLATGALGVVAFLAPLAAAGSWIAGVAATEVLVVTARGADPVPALGRQLQTSVASARVLALTPTEGGTVVALWRGDGPQLLDAATTSSSLSGALLDPIADLPDEAEQDLARVVALAESSSDDAAPGLVTHAVGLVVVPPTDSAVAPGGDEAARARLVAALNATAGLELVTTNESGTIYRVLSTGGAARLRVTTPDGHTPADGVLTEHRDLPASALVSGQLLGGGELAASDTERLVVLAERADPRWHLTVAGSEMASTDLDWRQAFVVPAGLEGEVRLTFHDPARTAWVVAQIVVVGVVALLAVPMRRRDVEEDS
- the rfbB gene encoding dTDP-glucose 4,6-dehydratase, which codes for MRLLVTGGAGFIGANFVHHVVSEHPDTAVVVLDALTYAGDEASLAPVAGSIEFVQGDVADADLVDSLVARCDAVVHFAAESHNDNSLANPWPFVQTNVIGTYTLLEAVRRHGVRYHHISTDEVYGDLELDDPERFAETTPYNPSSPYSSTKAASDMLVRAWGRSFGVAATISNCSNNYGPYQHVEKFIPRQITNLIDGVRPRLYGQGLNVRDWIHVEDHNRAVWEILMRGRVGETYLIGADGEENNRTVVETLLEVFGRPREDYDLVTDRPGHDLRYAIDSTKLREELGWSPRYSDFATGLADTVAWYRDNEAWWRPRKAATEAKYARTGQ
- a CDS encoding WhiB family transcriptional regulator; amino-acid sequence: MWNILGEGPLSSPSAWSAINAGPFQGEEALEWQERALCAQTDPEAFFPEKGGSTREAKRVCVSCEVRSECLEYALEHDERFGIWGGMSERERRKLKRRAV
- a CDS encoding TIGR03089 family protein, whose translation is MFTPQRVHRDLYASGPRPRLEWHCTQGRLELSGHVLATWTSKIGNLLLEECDAGPGTRVLLDTPEHWRSATWALGAWVTGALVVLPAPGATPVSGTPAADVVATTRPEAWDRAAAPEVVVAVSTESFALRWPDPLPPGVLDGGIDVAGYADDLQPVAVVPLDTPAVEHPGGSLSVRDLTRTTADALPALLGWWPALAAGDLVVLREGGS
- a CDS encoding polysaccharide pyruvyl transferase family protein; translated protein: MRIAVLGDIGQRADHVGDEAMTWAVAHEAAARGHDVLYLTRDAALTREARGPVATARSLEFPWPPHDRVRYLTEIRAVLAGRRDALPSHDQIFAFIEAIRGVDALVIAGGGNMSSWYGWLLAERIAALEVAAALGRPAVVTGQTIGPALTHHDRDDLAHALRAVDLVAAREDASARLLRTLTDPAHVVSVLDDASFLAHVPLPAGHRPAVPVSPGAIVATISPDALGPESVWLPAIAAMLDALAQRADRPVQLVPHMGVAGQDDGDQRSHRLLAAAMTAPVEALPLEHPLVAAQRARAAGLVLTSRYHPVVFAAEGSVPTVAIAASGFTRTRVVGALARWGMPADLVIDPWRESPAAWIERAEAVWRERETIAEHLRSTAPTLREHAAGFWDAVFARLQGAPTPLVDVPPVPALALPAPTGAEPIGAQPGSGEHTPCVSVVMRTRDRDRMLIRALDDVAQQHFRDLELIVVNDGGDPGPVDSAVAAAVGLDDIAIRVLHRARSTGMEAASNAGIAAARGEFAVIHDDDDTWDPTFLAHAVARLRAEPALAAVTGRTDIVYESWPQSAPVAVVEGRRPFYQHLAEVTVSDLLASNHMVPISLVYRRALHEQIGPFDEELAAVGDWEFHLRLTRLGPVPVIGGQTLAEWRQRPTADGTESNSVLGHQDAHARFDRRVRERRLRAYLDEHGDGALLHLTAIMSERNTRLEEKADHLATRVESLQASVDALVQRRSLAERVLRRVAREMRSRLPRSRSGE